From the Streptomyces nigrescens genome, one window contains:
- a CDS encoding L-rhamnose mutarotase, protein MTLFRPVVLVSFLREGMELAYESAHKQIPDDLFQALTDGGVRDWAIWRDGRTLLHLVDVDDYAVLVERLTDDPVNDRWQAEMSVYVERFDEVTQIPVLEAPRLVWSMRRQQANNTFER, encoded by the coding sequence ATGACCTTGTTTCGGCCGGTGGTCCTCGTCAGCTTCCTGCGTGAGGGCATGGAGCTGGCCTATGAGAGCGCACACAAGCAGATCCCCGATGACCTCTTTCAGGCGCTCACCGACGGGGGAGTCCGTGACTGGGCGATCTGGCGGGACGGACGCACCCTGCTTCATCTGGTCGACGTGGATGACTACGCGGTGCTCGTCGAGCGCCTGACTGACGATCCGGTCAACGACCGGTGGCAGGCGGAAATGTCGGTCTACGTCGAGCGCTTCGACGAGGTCACTCAGATTCCAGTGCTCGAGGCGCCGCGGCTGGTCTGGTCGATGCGTCGGCAGCAAGCCAACAACACATTCGAGAGGTGA
- a CDS encoding ABC transporter permease, whose amino-acid sequence MVYALAILVTILSVAAASAGRPSYVSPTNVSNILDQTALLGILVITSTIVLISGNFDLSVGSVAALGAAVCLAAMPPLGFWGAFLLALAAGAGVGLFNGIVVQFVGINAFIVTLGTLTAVRGLVLILTDGRTVTAGEGSARDALRALDDGRFVTPNLYLVVALALFAVAGVRAWSVRRKPGGWTTPAVLAPALAGLVVAALSPVLILTVELTERAVYLFVFVALAGLVMRYTAVGRRLYACGGNAEAARLSGVSVNRYKVVAFILNGTAAALVGVLFASRLGSINPTGLSGFELTALAAAILGGTSLFGGLGSVVKSLVGALILVTLANGFNILNLGANFQGLIEGIVLITAAGMYTIALRRQQSSRIGSHEEPAPAELPPPPTLVPAAPELAAVRREARQ is encoded by the coding sequence GTGGTCTACGCCCTGGCCATCCTCGTGACCATTCTCAGTGTGGCCGCGGCGAGCGCGGGCCGGCCGTCGTATGTCTCGCCGACGAACGTCTCGAACATCCTCGACCAGACGGCGCTCCTTGGCATCCTCGTGATCACGTCGACAATCGTGCTGATCTCCGGCAACTTCGACCTGTCCGTGGGCTCGGTGGCCGCCCTGGGTGCCGCCGTGTGTCTGGCCGCGATGCCGCCGTTGGGCTTCTGGGGGGCTTTCCTCCTGGCGTTGGCCGCCGGGGCGGGCGTGGGGCTGTTCAACGGCATCGTGGTCCAGTTCGTAGGAATCAACGCGTTTATCGTTACCTTGGGGACGCTGACTGCCGTTCGCGGTCTGGTCCTGATCCTCACCGACGGGCGCACAGTGACGGCTGGCGAGGGATCGGCCCGCGACGCTCTCCGCGCGCTCGACGACGGGCGCTTCGTCACACCCAACCTCTACCTCGTCGTCGCCCTCGCGCTCTTTGCCGTCGCAGGGGTGCGGGCGTGGTCGGTCCGGCGCAAGCCAGGCGGGTGGACGACACCAGCCGTACTTGCCCCAGCGCTCGCGGGTCTCGTGGTCGCCGCACTGAGCCCCGTGCTCATTCTCACGGTGGAGCTCACTGAGCGTGCCGTCTACCTGTTCGTCTTCGTCGCCCTGGCAGGTCTGGTCATGCGTTATACGGCCGTCGGGCGGCGGCTCTATGCCTGTGGTGGCAACGCAGAAGCGGCGCGTCTGTCGGGCGTCTCGGTCAACAGGTACAAGGTGGTCGCCTTCATCTTGAACGGGACCGCGGCTGCTCTCGTCGGGGTGCTGTTTGCCTCCCGCCTCGGCTCGATCAACCCGACCGGCTTGAGTGGCTTCGAGCTGACTGCATTGGCGGCAGCGATCCTGGGCGGCACATCGCTCTTCGGCGGGCTGGGCAGCGTCGTCAAGTCGCTGGTAGGTGCACTCATCCTCGTGACGCTTGCCAATGGCTTCAACATCTTGAACCTTGGAGCGAACTTCCAGGGTCTGATCGAGGGCATTGTCCTCATCACGGCCGCTGGTATGTACACAATCGCTTTGCGTCGCCAGCAGAGCTCGAGGATCGGCTCCCATGAAGAGCCTGCCCCTGCCGAGCTGCCGCCGCCACCGACGCTCGTACCTGCGGCCCCGGAGCTCGCGGCTGTCAGGCGGGAGGCACGCCAATGA
- a CDS encoding sugar ABC transporter ATP-binding protein — translation MASLHEGVPILEVRGLTKGFPNGTLALRGVDLRVTQGSVHGLVGANGAGKSTLIKCVSGVQGASSGSIAWRGEECSWRDPGQAQQAGLTTIHQHVPLVPTLTTLENVFLSRPGPWRLTEAMDAEFGALVERLGYSIDPDALVGTLPIGQRQMVAILQALAVGAALVIMDEPTASLSETERRIVLDAVRRLAASGTTFVFISHFLDEILEITDHVSVLRDGRIVLSETTATLSEERLVQSIAGRELLAVERAGSTRRTGTEEVLSVRNLNAPVGVRDVSFMVAAGEVVGLAGLLGSGRSEILNAVFGADRRARGDVRICGRRIKPSPLRSVEAGVAYVPEDRVQQGLHVDQPIWKNISLPDLGRWSLGRWFPKQQEERDRAALAISELGIVASGVDALPRELSGGNAQKVAFAKWLYADKRVWLLDEPTAGVDVGAKADLLHLVKRLADEGRAVVIACSDFEELLSVATRILVIRGGRVIADLAAEETNEEELIMLTHGLGPTARKASHV, via the coding sequence ATGGCCAGTCTGCATGAAGGCGTTCCCATCCTCGAGGTGCGAGGGCTCACCAAGGGTTTCCCCAACGGCACCCTCGCACTTCGGGGCGTGGACCTTCGCGTGACCCAGGGCAGCGTGCACGGCCTTGTCGGCGCCAATGGCGCCGGCAAGTCGACGCTGATCAAGTGTGTCAGTGGGGTTCAGGGGGCGTCGTCCGGCTCGATCGCCTGGCGCGGTGAGGAGTGCTCGTGGCGCGACCCTGGTCAGGCTCAACAAGCCGGCCTGACCACGATCCACCAACACGTGCCGCTGGTGCCTACGCTCACCACGCTCGAGAACGTCTTTCTCTCGCGGCCCGGACCCTGGCGTCTCACCGAGGCCATGGACGCAGAGTTCGGCGCGCTGGTCGAGCGGTTGGGGTACAGCATCGACCCGGACGCTCTGGTTGGGACGTTGCCCATCGGGCAGCGTCAGATGGTGGCGATCCTGCAGGCGCTAGCCGTGGGTGCGGCCCTTGTCATCATGGACGAGCCGACCGCGTCGCTCTCCGAGACGGAGCGGAGGATCGTGCTTGACGCAGTGCGCCGACTGGCGGCGTCGGGCACTACGTTCGTCTTCATCTCGCACTTCCTGGACGAGATCCTGGAGATAACAGATCATGTCTCGGTCCTTCGGGACGGCCGGATCGTCCTCTCCGAGACCACGGCGACGCTGAGCGAGGAGCGGCTCGTTCAGTCAATCGCGGGCCGCGAGCTGCTCGCTGTCGAGCGAGCGGGATCGACCCGTCGCACGGGGACGGAAGAGGTGCTCAGCGTCCGCAACCTCAACGCGCCCGTCGGCGTCCGGGATGTCTCGTTCATGGTCGCTGCGGGCGAGGTGGTCGGCTTGGCGGGGCTGCTCGGCTCGGGGCGTTCGGAGATCTTGAACGCGGTCTTTGGGGCAGATCGCCGAGCCCGCGGGGACGTGCGGATCTGCGGCCGCCGGATCAAACCGTCACCCCTCCGGTCGGTCGAAGCCGGCGTGGCCTACGTGCCCGAGGACCGGGTCCAGCAGGGGCTGCACGTCGACCAGCCGATCTGGAAGAACATCAGCCTGCCGGACCTCGGACGGTGGTCACTCGGGCGTTGGTTCCCCAAGCAACAGGAGGAGCGCGACCGGGCCGCCCTCGCGATCTCCGAGCTGGGAATCGTCGCGTCAGGTGTCGATGCACTGCCTCGAGAGCTGTCGGGGGGCAACGCCCAGAAGGTCGCCTTCGCCAAGTGGCTGTACGCCGACAAACGCGTCTGGCTCCTTGACGAGCCGACCGCAGGCGTCGACGTCGGAGCGAAGGCTGATCTCCTCCACCTGGTGAAGCGGCTCGCCGACGAAGGCCGCGCCGTCGTCATCGCCTGCAGCGACTTCGAGGAACTGCTGTCGGTAGCCACGCGCATTCTGGTCATCCGAGGCGGGCGCGTCATCGCCGACCTGGCGGCCGAAGAGACGAACGAAGAGGAGCTCATCATGCTGACACACGGCTTGGGCCCGACCGCGCGAAAGGCTTCCCATGTCTAG
- a CDS encoding sugar ABC transporter substrate-binding protein has product MTVGVSNLGESFPFPAAIGEGIKAKAKELGVHIVQLDAKGDAQKQGSDVQDLIGQSPDGVLLLPVDSGVAVGYVDQLKAAKIPVVAVASQVGDHKKRKLEDVYSGLAALVTQQEYEAGKAAGRLALKALPSGGKMAVVEGAAGFAEVETRFARFLDPAKVAGVKFKVVARQPGDWTAEAAQSACQNMLSSNPDINLFYAESDDMGVGCAKAVKAAKSHAKVIGIGGSKLGIAAVKSGELAGTVCYKPYDLGKLAMQTLYGHLKGTDTKSAEFVSYETPAIDASNVAKCAPQW; this is encoded by the coding sequence ATGACCGTCGGCGTCTCCAACTTGGGCGAGAGTTTCCCCTTCCCCGCTGCCATCGGCGAGGGCATCAAGGCGAAGGCCAAGGAGTTGGGCGTCCACATCGTGCAACTCGACGCAAAGGGCGATGCCCAGAAACAGGGAAGCGATGTACAGGACCTCATCGGGCAGTCGCCCGACGGCGTGCTTCTGCTTCCCGTCGACTCCGGCGTCGCTGTCGGGTACGTCGACCAGCTGAAGGCCGCGAAGATCCCGGTCGTCGCTGTCGCGTCGCAGGTGGGCGACCATAAGAAGCGCAAGCTGGAGGACGTCTACTCAGGTCTCGCGGCCTTGGTGACTCAGCAGGAGTACGAAGCCGGCAAGGCCGCGGGCAGGCTTGCCCTCAAGGCCCTCCCTTCGGGCGGCAAGATGGCCGTCGTGGAGGGCGCCGCCGGGTTCGCTGAGGTCGAGACGCGGTTCGCCCGGTTCCTCGACCCAGCCAAGGTCGCGGGTGTGAAGTTCAAAGTGGTTGCTCGTCAGCCTGGTGACTGGACCGCCGAGGCGGCCCAGTCTGCGTGCCAGAACATGTTGTCCAGCAACCCCGACATCAACCTGTTCTACGCCGAGAGCGACGACATGGGCGTCGGGTGCGCGAAGGCGGTCAAGGCAGCGAAGTCGCACGCGAAGGTCATCGGCATTGGCGGCTCGAAGCTGGGCATCGCCGCTGTCAAGTCCGGTGAGCTGGCCGGCACCGTCTGCTACAAGCCCTACGACCTCGGTAAGTTGGCCATGCAGACGCTGTACGGCCATCTGAAGGGCACGGACACGAAGTCTGCGGAGTTCGTCTCGTACGAAACTCCCGCAATCGACGCGAGCAATGTCGCCAAGTGCGCCCCCCAGTGGTAA
- a CDS encoding transposase produces MGPDTAADVLVTVGDNSKRIRSQAAFAKLASVGPIPTSSARRTGTGSTVVATGG; encoded by the coding sequence ATCGGACCGGACACAGCCGCCGACGTACTCGTCACGGTTGGCGACAACTCCAAGCGCATACGCTCCCAGGCCGCGTTCGCCAAGCTCGCGAGCGTCGGGCCCATCCCTACGTCGTCCGCCAGGCGAACCGGCACCGGATCAACCGTGGTGGCCACCGGCGGCTGA